The following is a genomic window from Bacillus mesophilus.
TGTAGCGGTAGCCGATGTAATTGGAAAGGGCATTCCAGCTGCTCTTTGTATGTCTATGATCAAATATGCGATGGATAGTTTACCTGAATCCAGGAACCGTCCTAGTTTTGTACTAGAAAATTTAAACCGAGTTGTGGAACAAAATGTAGATATTACAATGTTTATTACAATGGTTTATGGAATGTTTGATGCCGAAACAAATTACTTCACATACTCTTCTGCGGGGCATGAGCCAGGATTTCACTACTCTTCTAAAGAAGAAAAATTCTATGATTTAAACCCATCTGGGCTTGTGTTAGGTGTCGATAAGTCTATGAAGTATAAGGAACACAGTCTCCGGATTGAAGAAGGTGATATGATTATACTTTTATCCGACGGCGTAACAGAGACAAGGTCAGATGAAGGGTTTATTGAAAGGGAAGACATTGTACAACTAGTCCGTAAATTTAATCACCTTCCTGCTCAAGAGATTGTGGAAAGTATTTATAAGGAGTTAGTAAAACTTCAAGATTTTCAGTTGAAGGATGACTTTACTTTGATAATTTTTAAAAGAATAGGTTTATAATGCTAAATTAGCGGGTAAATACCCTTTGTGGCCTAGCAAATGGCTTGGACTTTAAAGAAGGAATTAATCAAATTTACAATATTGATATAAGGGAGTGGAGAAAGTGAATCTACAGGTCGAGATTAACCAAGAAGGCTTAACACATCATGTATTTGTTAAAGGAGAAGTGGATGCTTACACAGCTCCCCAATTGAAGGATCAACTTGTACCATTAGCTGAACAAAAGGATGCGAACCTTTCTATTGACCTCGCAGGTGTTTCATATATTGATAGTACAGGACTAGGGGTTTTCATTGGCGTTCTCAAAACAACTAGAAAATCAGGTGGTTCTCTACAGCTAATAGGTTTAAATGAACGAGTGAAGCGGTTATTTATGATAACGGGTTTACATGAAATTATTAATATTTCTGGAGTTGAGTAAAAAGTGAATCAGTCTTTTGATTATATAGAGATGAAGGTCCCGTCTAAACCAGAATATGTAGGGGTAGTCAGATTAACTTTATCTGGTATAGCAAGTAGGATGGGATATTCTTATGAAGATATCGAGGATTTAAAAATTGCAACCTCAGAGGCTATTACAAATGCTGTTCATCATGCATATAATCAAGATGAAGGTGGAGAGATTGTCATTGGTTTTGGATTATTTAGTGACCACTTGCAAATCATGGTTTCGGATAATGGCAAAAGTTTTGATATTAATCAAATGAAAGAGGATTTAGGTCCTTATAGTAGTTCAACCAATATATACGAAATGAATGAAGGCGGACTAGGGTTATACTTAATTGATACATTGATGGACGATGTTAAAATTAATAATGATGCTGGGGTAAGTGTTTTTATGAAAAAGTACCTTCAAAGAGAGCGGGTGGGAAGCGATGAAGAGTCAATCGCAACCAACCAAGCAGAATAATGATATAAAAGACTTAATTGAGAAATATCAGAAGACCAACGATGAAGACATCCAGTTATTTATTGTTGAGAAATATAGAGCGCTTGTTGAATCGTTAGCTCGTAAATATTCACGTGGTCGAAATATGCATGAGGATCTAGTTCAGGTTGGGATGCTTGGTTTGCTTGGGGCAATCAGAAGATATGACCCGAGTGTAGGAAAAGCATTCGAAGCATTTGCGATTCCGACAATCATAGGAGAAATTAAACGTTTTTTACGAGATAAAACTTGGAGCATTCATGTTCCTAGAAGGATAAAAGAACTGGGTCCTAGAATTAAGGGAACGGTTGAAAAATTAACAACTGATTTACAACGTTCTCCTAAAATAGAAGAAATTGCACGTTATTTAGACGTCTCGGAAGAAGAGGTTTTAGAAACTATGGAGGTTGGCAAGAGCTATCAGGCTTTGTCAGTAGATCATAAGATTGAATCTGATTCTGATGGGAGTACAGTGACGCTGCTAGATTTAGTAGGTAACCAGGATTCAGGCTATGAATTGATTAATCAAAAAATGGATTTTGAAGCTTCCTTAAAAGTCTTAACTGAAAGAGAGAGGCAAGTTATACAATATACCTTTCTAGAAAACCTCAGCCAAAAGGAAGCTGGTGAAAAGTTAGGAATTTCTCAAATGCATGTATCAAGATTACAACGACGAGCAATTCAGAAACTACGGAATGCGGCAGATGAAGATCCCATACAGTCGGAGTGTATAACATGAATGAACAGCACTTAACAACCCATTTAGAAGTCCTCACTTATCAAATGTCAAAGCAAGGTAAAGACTGCTGTGGAGACAGTTATGTAATTGTAACAGAACAAGATTATGCAGTTTTAGCTATAGCTGATGGACTTGGGAGTGGAGCAGGGGCAAAAGATTCTTCAGAAGTGATTACAAAGGTTATTAAGCAATATCATAATGAAGATATCCACTCCCTCATTCATAGATGTAATGATTCCTTGCGTTCTAAGCGAGGAGCGGCAGTAACGGTTGTTAAGATTTTCTTTAAACTAAATGAAATTGTCTATGCAGGGATTGGTAATATAAAATTCATACTTATTTCTCCGGATGGAAAAACCACATACCCCCTTCCTAAAATGGGATTCCTTTCAGGTAAACCTATTTCCTTTCAAATTCAACGGTTCTCCTACGAGGCAGATTCATTATTCATGATGAATAGTGATGGGATCAAAATGCTCTCTAGTAAAGAACTAATTAGTTTTTCCTATTCTCTTTCTGATTGTATTGACTATATCGATCGAAAAAATGATAAAACAGATGATGCAACTCTATTAGTGGGCAAAATTACATGATGAAAAGGTGAGATTGTATGTTAATTTTGTTAAAATAGATTCACGACGAAATTTAAACTAGGAGTGAATGTATTGACCACAGTTATGGATCAACGATCTTTCATTATAAAAAACATTTCAACCGCACTAAACTTAAAAGTAAATCAAGTAGAAAATGTAATAGGGCTACTCGAACAGGATAACACTGTTCCTTTTATTGCTCGTTACAGAAAAGAAATGACAGGTGCACTCGATGAAGTGCAAATCAAAGATATTATGGAGCAATGGCAATATCTTCAGAATCTTCAAAAGCGAAAAGAAGAGGTAATTCGTTTAATAGATGAACAGGGGAAATTAACAGAAGATCTTCATGACTCTATCGAAAAGGCAGAGAAGCTCCAAGTTGTTGAAGATTTATATAGACCTTATAAGCAAAAACGTAGAACAAAGGCTACTATTGCAAAAGAAAAAGGACTAGAGCCGCTAGCATTATGGTTACTAGAATTAAATAGAGAAGACGTAAACCAAGAAGCATCTAAATACATATCAGAGCAACAAGAAGTAACGACCGTAGAGGAAGCCTTGCAGGGAGCGCAAGATATTATTGCTGAGCTAATCTCCGATGAGGCCTCATATCGTCAATGGATTAGGAACGCAACACATCAAAAAGGTAAAATCGTTACGTCTGTCAAAGATGAAGAGAAAGACGAAAAGAAGGTATTCGAGATGTATTACGGTTATGAAGAACCGGTCCAAAAGGCTGCACCACATCGAATACTTGCGATTAACCGAGGAGAGAAAGAAGACATTTTAAAAGTCTCGATTGAAGCTCCAGGGGAACTGTTTGTTAAGCATATAGTGGACAAGGTAATTGGTAAAAAGCTCTCCCCATCAAATCAATGGGTAATAGCAGCGATAGAGGATGGCTACAAACGACTTATACAGCCATCTATTGAGAGAGAAATTAGAAAAGAATTAACTGAAATTGCAGAGGAACGTGCCATTCATATTTTTTCAGAGAACCTGAAAAAATTACTACTTCAACCTCCTTTAAAAGGGAAAACCATTCTAGGAGTAGATCCAGCCTACCGAACTGGATGTAAGTTAGCGGCTATTGATGAAACGGGAAAGGTGTTAGATATTGGTGTAATTTACCCTCATCCTCCTGCTTCGAAAACTGCGGAAGCTACAAAAAAGATTCTACATATATTGAACTCCTTCCCGATTGAAATGATTGCAATAGGAAATGGGACTGCTTCAAGGGAAACGGAACAATTTATTGCAGAACTAATAAGAGAAAGTAAGAAAGATATCTACTACTTGATTGTGAATGAGGCAGGGGCAAGTGTATATTCTGCATCAGATATTGCAAGAGAGGAATTTCCAAACCTCCAAGTAGAAGAGAGAAGTGCAGTTTCGATTGCCCGTAGACTTCAAGATCCTCTTGCAGAGCTTGTTAAGATAGATCCCAAATCAGTTGGGGTTGGCCAATATCAACATGATGTAGCTCAAAAGAAACTAAGTGATTCACTTACTTTCGTAGTAGAAACAGCAGTTAACCAAGTAGGAGTTAATGTAAATACAGCATCCTCCTCTTTGTTGCAGTATGTTGCAGGTCTTAGTAAAACTGTCGCAAATAATATTGTTAAACAAAGAGATGAAGCAGGTAAATTTACTGACCGTACTGAATTAAAAAAAATACCAAGACTTGGTGCTAAAACCTATGAACAATGTATTGGATTTTTGAGAATACCAGAAGGTCATAATTTATTAGATCGAACTCCAATACATCCAGAGAACTACCAAGTTGTTAAAGCTCTATTAAAACAGTTAGATTCTTCAATATCTGACTTGGGAACAGAGAATCTAAAACTGAAACTCAAGGAGATAGATATAGAAGCTGTATCTCAAGAACTAGGAGTTGGAGAGTTAACACTTCGTGATATCCTAGATTCACTAGCAAGACCAGAAAGAGATCCTCGAGATGAGTTGCCTAAGCCACTCCTTAAAAAGGATATCTTAAAACTAGAAGACCTTTCCAAAGGATTAGAGCTACAAGGTACAGTTAGAAACGTGGTTGATTTCGGTGCGTTTATTGATATTGGTGTGAAGCAAGATGGGCTTGTTCACATTTCAAAACTCACGAAAGGCTTCGTTAAAAACCCTCTTGATGTTGTATCTGTCGGGGATGTTGTAACAGTCTGGGTTGATGATGTGGATTCGAAAAAAGGGCGTGTCGCATTAACGATGCTTCCTCCGGCTACACAGGAATCATAATTCTAAGTTACAATGAAGAAAGAAGCTAATCATCTATGTATAGTTGGTTAGCTTCTTTTAATTAGAATTAACCTTCTTCTGTAAAATTCTTTTTTCTATAAAAGAACCAGCACTGGTTTAACAGTTTTATTTGATATCTATTTTTCTCATAATATGCACGAGTCATTTGGTTTTTTAACCAAATAGGCATTGTTCATACCTCCTTAGGCTTTATAATGAAGGATGTAGTATATAATTATGTAAAGTCTTTCAGATAGGTGCATAAATCAGCAGGAGTGAATGACCATGACAAATGATGAACTTCAAGGGCTTGTGGAAGAAATCTCACAAACTCAATTCCATATGACATTTAACCATCAAGCTACTTTTAATAAAAAATTAAGGTCCACCGGTGGTAGATATTTATTACATACGCATAATATTGAGATTAACCCGAGATATTATGAGGAGTTGGGTATCCAAGAGCTTATCGGGATTGTTAAGCATGAACTATGTCATTATCATCTTCATCTACTAGGTAAAGGATACAAACACCGTGATCATGACTTTAAGCAGTTATTAAAAGAAGTAGATGCACCGAGGTTTTGCTCAACGCTTCAATCTGTTGAAAACAAGAGGCAAACTGCGCAGTTAGTTTATGAATGTTCAAAATGCAGGCAACACTATACAAGAAAAAGAAGAGTAAATATTGATCGGTATGTGTGTGGAAAGTGTAGAGGGAAACTTGTACTTGTAAATAATAAATGAGTATTGACTGAGCAAACAAGTTGTGATAAATTATAGAAACTGTCGCTTGAATAATTAATATACACCGACTCGGTTTACCAATCTTAAACAAGTTGACATTAATGAAAACCTGTTATATTATATACAAGTCCCTACTGCTTACTTAGGTTTTCGAAGGGATTCTAGTATGTACAATTAAATAGTTATTCCACCATAGCTCAGCGGTAGAGCATTCGGCTGTTAACCGAAGGGTCGTAGGTTCGAATCCTACTGGTGGAGCCATGTTTATGGGGAAGTACTCAAGTGGCTGAAGAGGCGCCCCTGCTAAGGGTGTAGGTCGTTAACGCGGCGCGAGGGTTCAAATCCCTCCTTCTCCGCCATAGACTTTATAAATCATGGCCCATTGGTCAAGCGGTTAAGACACCGCCCTTTCACGGCGGTAACACGGGTTCGAATCCCGTATGGGTCACTTTAATAATGGAGGGAGAAACAATTGT
Proteins encoded in this region:
- the rsbW gene encoding anti-sigma B factor RsbW, which gives rise to MNQSFDYIEMKVPSKPEYVGVVRLTLSGIASRMGYSYEDIEDLKIATSEAITNAVHHAYNQDEGGEIVIGFGLFSDHLQIMVSDNGKSFDINQMKEDLGPYSSSTNIYEMNEGGLGLYLIDTLMDDVKINNDAGVSVFMKKYLQRERVGSDEESIATNQAE
- a CDS encoding SprT family protein, coding for MTNDELQGLVEEISQTQFHMTFNHQATFNKKLRSTGGRYLLHTHNIEINPRYYEELGIQELIGIVKHELCHYHLHLLGKGYKHRDHDFKQLLKEVDAPRFCSTLQSVENKRQTAQLVYECSKCRQHYTRKRRVNIDRYVCGKCRGKLVLVNNK
- a CDS encoding Tex family protein, whose product is MDQRSFIIKNISTALNLKVNQVENVIGLLEQDNTVPFIARYRKEMTGALDEVQIKDIMEQWQYLQNLQKRKEEVIRLIDEQGKLTEDLHDSIEKAEKLQVVEDLYRPYKQKRRTKATIAKEKGLEPLALWLLELNREDVNQEASKYISEQQEVTTVEEALQGAQDIIAELISDEASYRQWIRNATHQKGKIVTSVKDEEKDEKKVFEMYYGYEEPVQKAAPHRILAINRGEKEDILKVSIEAPGELFVKHIVDKVIGKKLSPSNQWVIAAIEDGYKRLIQPSIEREIRKELTEIAEERAIHIFSENLKKLLLQPPLKGKTILGVDPAYRTGCKLAAIDETGKVLDIGVIYPHPPASKTAEATKKILHILNSFPIEMIAIGNGTASRETEQFIAELIRESKKDIYYLIVNEAGASVYSASDIAREEFPNLQVEERSAVSIARRLQDPLAELVKIDPKSVGVGQYQHDVAQKKLSDSLTFVVETAVNQVGVNVNTASSSLLQYVAGLSKTVANNIVKQRDEAGKFTDRTELKKIPRLGAKTYEQCIGFLRIPEGHNLLDRTPIHPENYQVVKALLKQLDSSISDLGTENLKLKLKEIDIEAVSQELGVGELTLRDILDSLARPERDPRDELPKPLLKKDILKLEDLSKGLELQGTVRNVVDFGAFIDIGVKQDGLVHISKLTKGFVKNPLDVVSVGDVVTVWVDDVDSKKGRVALTMLPPATQES
- the sigB gene encoding RNA polymerase sigma factor SigB, with amino-acid sequence MKSQSQPTKQNNDIKDLIEKYQKTNDEDIQLFIVEKYRALVESLARKYSRGRNMHEDLVQVGMLGLLGAIRRYDPSVGKAFEAFAIPTIIGEIKRFLRDKTWSIHVPRRIKELGPRIKGTVEKLTTDLQRSPKIEEIARYLDVSEEEVLETMEVGKSYQALSVDHKIESDSDGSTVTLLDLVGNQDSGYELINQKMDFEASLKVLTERERQVIQYTFLENLSQKEAGEKLGISQMHVSRLQRRAIQKLRNAADEDPIQSECIT
- a CDS encoding PP2C family protein-serine/threonine phosphatase, which produces MDNQQIMLGKYEDLLTKYLRDSNEQLLYKGQKLSRQSIENDITPEEIVAIHKSVLQNLYPDIPKKVVDSFDLLLEVMIGYGLVYLEHQLLRDQQEEIKSEMEIAANVQQTLLGTKVPTVKGLDIGAISIPARQMNGDYFHFVEDESGSISVAVADVIGKGIPAALCMSMIKYAMDSLPESRNRPSFVLENLNRVVEQNVDITMFITMVYGMFDAETNYFTYSSAGHEPGFHYSSKEEKFYDLNPSGLVLGVDKSMKYKEHSLRIEEGDMIILLSDGVTETRSDEGFIEREDIVQLVRKFNHLPAQEIVESIYKELVKLQDFQLKDDFTLIIFKRIGL
- a CDS encoding PP2C family serine/threonine-protein phosphatase translates to MNEQHLTTHLEVLTYQMSKQGKDCCGDSYVIVTEQDYAVLAIADGLGSGAGAKDSSEVITKVIKQYHNEDIHSLIHRCNDSLRSKRGAAVTVVKIFFKLNEIVYAGIGNIKFILISPDGKTTYPLPKMGFLSGKPISFQIQRFSYEADSLFMMNSDGIKMLSSKELISFSYSLSDCIDYIDRKNDKTDDATLLVGKIT
- a CDS encoding anti-sigma factor antagonist — encoded protein: MNLQVEINQEGLTHHVFVKGEVDAYTAPQLKDQLVPLAEQKDANLSIDLAGVSYIDSTGLGVFIGVLKTTRKSGGSLQLIGLNERVKRLFMITGLHEIINISGVE
- the cmpA gene encoding cortex morphogenetic protein CmpA — protein: MPIWLKNQMTRAYYEKNRYQIKLLNQCWFFYRKKNFTEEG